The genomic interval CAAACGAACCTGCCTCCCTTGACATCGTAAATGCTTCTGCACTTGATATTGATGGGAACCTTAACCTGAAGGAGTTTTGTGAAATTCGCATGGGTTCAGGCAGTACGGCCACCTATATGAGTACAGCTTCCGATTTGTCTGTATTGCAGATGCTCACAGGGCGTTTTAAAGGAGAGAATATACTGGGTATTGAAAGATCTGGTATTGATACCGCTGCCTATTCCAACATGTTTACTTCAACGAATACCGGGATCACTGGATTTTCCGTGGCCTACGGTACAAATACTTTGATTCCCACCAGCGGCGCACGTCAGTTCAGCCTGTATATGAAAGGGTTTAACTACCCCGATGCAGCTACACTGCCCCTGGAACTGTTAAGCTTTGGCGCTATGCTGAAGAAGACCACAGTGGAACTGAACTGGATCACTCTTTGGGAAAAGAACCTGAGCCATTTTGAAATCGAGCGCAGCCTGGATGGCCGCACCTTTCAACAAGCGGGCCTGGTTTTCGGTGTAGGTAACTCAGATTTTAAGAGCAGCTATTCCTTTAAGAATAATATCAGCGAACTGGTTGCCCCCATCATCTACTATCGCTTGAAACTGGTTGACCAGGACGGTAGCTATGGATACTCCGATATCCGCGCTATCCGGATCAGCAGCAGCAAGAATGAAGTAATGACGGTGATGGCCTATCCCAACCCCGTGGTGAACGAAGTAAAGATCACCATTCCTGATTCCTGGCAAGGCACAGAGGTAAAGTACGA from Chitinophagales bacterium carries:
- a CDS encoding T9SS type A sorting domain-containing protein; this encodes MKTIVPTRMLSFIVAVLATVLTTSNISGQTVSTSSELLTNGLRFENYTVLSGNPGDEGTVYSFPDVFTDVDATVTIDSLVNGARVNNIDDNSNGLGYKGAFQPYIRSGGVIGYSYVVFSFRFYKKGTNEPASLDIVNASALDIDGNLNLKEFCEIRMGSGSTATYMSTASDLSVLQMLTGRFKGENILGIERSGIDTAAYSNMFTSTNTGITGFSVAYGTNTLIPTSGARQFSLYMKGFNYPDAATLPLELLSFGAMLKKTTVELNWITLWEKNLSHFEIERSLDGRTFQQAGLVFGVGNSDFKSSYSFKNNISELVAPIIYYRLKLVDQDGSYGYSDIRAIRISSSKNEVMTVMAYPNPVVNEVKITIPDSWQGTEVKYDLFNANGRVVKSIRSAKASQTEMINMSDLGRGFYVLKASNGTEVAQQKIIKN